From the Lancefieldella sp. Marseille-Q7238 genome, one window contains:
- the deoD gene encoding purine-nucleoside phosphorylase: MPATPTPHNAALEGQIAKTVLMPGDPLRAKLLAEKYLENVEQFNTVRNMFGYTGTYQGNPVSVMGSGMGMPSIGIYSYELFNFYDVDNIIRIGSAGGLADGVKLRDIVVGMGACTDSNYASQFNLPGTYAPIADYGLLRRAVNGAENLGYPVRVGNVLASDTFYGADETALSRWASMGVLAVEMESAALYLNAAYAKKHALCLLTISDLPLAGESLPAEERQTSFTQMMEVALSLTLPESQ; this comes from the coding sequence ATGCCTGCAACTCCTACACCGCATAACGCCGCCCTTGAAGGTCAGATTGCAAAGACCGTTCTGATGCCGGGCGATCCGCTTCGAGCCAAGTTGCTTGCTGAGAAGTACCTCGAGAACGTTGAGCAGTTCAATACCGTGCGCAATATGTTTGGCTATACCGGCACCTACCAGGGAAATCCCGTCTCCGTTATGGGTTCTGGTATGGGTATGCCTTCCATCGGCATTTACTCGTATGAGCTTTTCAACTTTTACGACGTCGATAACATTATTCGCATCGGTTCTGCGGGCGGGCTTGCAGATGGCGTCAAGTTGCGCGATATCGTGGTAGGCATGGGTGCCTGCACCGACTCAAACTACGCGTCCCAGTTCAACCTGCCGGGAACCTATGCGCCAATCGCCGACTACGGTCTGCTTCGTCGCGCGGTGAACGGCGCTGAAAACCTTGGTTATCCCGTGCGTGTGGGTAACGTCCTTGCCAGCGATACATTTTATGGAGCCGATGAAACAGCGCTTTCTCGCTGGGCATCCATGGGCGTGCTTGCTGTCGAGATGGAGTCCGCAGCCCTCTATCTCAATGCCGCGTACGCCAAGAAGCACGCGCTTTGCTTGTTGACCATATCAGACCTTCCTCTGGCGGGAGAGTCTCTTCCGGCGGAAGAACGTCAAACGAGTTTCACGCAGATGATGGAAGTGGCGCTTTCACTGACGCTTCCTGAGTCGCAGTAG